The genomic interval CTCTTTCTTCTTTGATTTTTCCTCTGCCTTATTTTTTTTCTTTTTCTGCTTTGGCGACTCGCCTCGTTCTGAAGGAAGCGGGCGGTCCGTCGCCTTTTCGCCCGCCCGTTCCCGGACCGCGCTTGCGGGGAGCGCGGATTTTTGCCCTTTTGCCCCGGCTTCTTCAGCTGTTTTTTCTATTTGGGCGATTCCGTTTGCCAGCGATTTTTTGATAACAGCCGGCTGAAGCGGCGCGGAAGGGGCCGCTATTTTTTCTTCGGTTGCGGCAATGTCCTTTTTTACGGCCGGGCGGGCGGCGCCGGGAGAAATTCCGTCAAGCCTTTTCCCGGCAAACAATGGGGAACCGCTCTCTTTTTTCCCTGTTTTTCGTTTGTCCGTTTCCCCAATAGAATCCAAAACGATTTTTCTCGCTTTTTCCAATTCTTCTCCGCTTAATTTTTTTATGCCGTCAACGCTCTTATTGTCCATATTCCAAAATGTTTAAAGATTAAAAATCTTTCAAGACTTCTATTTTTTTTTTTCAAAAAAATGATTCCACCACCGGCGCAGGTTGGAAAGATCGCCCGCCCCGCCCTTGTCTTTTGGCCCGGGACTAATCGCGGTGGTAGTGGAAATATCATCCTTTATTATCACCACCCCTTCCCCCGGTTTCTTTAGCCCCAAATTTAAACGGGCTTTTTCCTCAACAAACTGCTCGGATTCCAAATAGGTGATAAGTTGTTTTAAATCCTTATTTTTTGATTCAAAATCCGCAATTTCTTCGCCCAACTCTTTTATTTCCCTGTTCAAATGATAGCGCTTGCTCACGTTCTTGGC from Patescibacteria group bacterium carries:
- a CDS encoding septum formation initiator family protein, translating into MINKRRSFFSKIIYNQKFLALVGLGLVIFISFPLAKNVSKRYHLNREIKELGEEIADFESKNKDLKQLITYLESEQFVEEKARLNLGLKKPGEGVVIIKDDISTTTAISPGPKDKGGAGDLSNLRRWWNHFFEKKK